From the genome of Malus sylvestris chromosome 6, drMalSylv7.2, whole genome shotgun sequence, one region includes:
- the LOC126627064 gene encoding uncharacterized protein LOC126627064 isoform X3 translates to MALSLVGGAAIGALFGALYDVVKISIGKTAMQYKPLLRELKFTLDSLRPRIIQQIGELNVELGISNEDIVSLQRQMEEGTELVRMLSNRGTWSCYILCSCCNCNKPSYAEQLVELDRSLRILLEILKLQEARDVKEVLVLARKINDKQDELERRLADLLKVQQESGDGGESLGSGAETTPNEQNGENGGQQVAPSGGGVGAAALGAAFGVLFDTVMQVKDTTTMLKRPLGDLKSTLDSVKPLIEEVAECSKVLNLPNEELEDVRIQMEKGAELVSNCSKIRHWTTYKMYEYTNKLLGLDESLQRLLTVLRLQLARDVRETLVSVSNIEAVINQIEGSGVVKLQNEQNEAKGSCEAPAAMAKSAVGLNALSVEGTRDVTETLDPEANIKVGWQKVEESWVAQSTTEHPSRTVGLDAMNMQVGARSMEETSVSDVEPGLKRIQRKEVSKLDAPFRVLGKDVLKDEEDEELGEQVEDHHDRKKKGAESVTGASGDGMAICKADGCAVDLSDAKAYNRRHRVCELHSKAPLVIVSGLKRRFCHKCSRFHDLSEFDDTKQSCRRHLPYIERDGTGTQLKDASGDIDTVISQIERSGAVQSQNDQSEIKGSYEVVEATPPAVGLNVPSVQGTRDSRETLQTSVCREQGIHTELGLKQIQGKDVFDSEPPYAEYKETEYVPPSVTIDMNVLLRGLKRFLLNEEVSAVVLTGPGGSGKTTLAKFFCEDEEVKNIFKKNVFFVHVSENPNLSLMVQTLYQQMGFQIPALQNESIALHWLHQFLMETALHPSVLVLDDVWPGSESLLDKFDEFKTPNYKIMVTSRFEFPAFGFPYYLKPLNAEDEMTLSHHSRAHNIELLDDEDLICVSPPPITFDDEDPITHFPDSSASYLGDGSSHVSTAIRPMDQFHDSSASTLGDKSSCILKDAGTMVSS, encoded by the exons ATGGCGCTGTCCTTAGTCGGAGGGGCGGCCATAGGAGCGCTGTTCGGAGCGTTGTATGATGTCGTTAAGATATCGATAGGCAAGACTGCTATGCAGTATAAACCCCTCCTCAGAGAACTTAAATTCACGTTAGACTCCCTAAGGCCGCGGATCATCCAACAGATAGGAGAACTTAACGTGGAATTGGGTATTTCGAACGAAGATATAGTGAGCCTGCAAAGACAAATGGAGGAGGGTACAGAGCTCGTTAGGATGTTATCGAACCGTGGCACGTGGAGCTGCTACATCTTGTGCAGCTGCTGCAACTGCAACAAGCCGAGTTATGCGGAACAACTTGTTGAACTGGATAGGTCTCTTAGAATATTGTTGGAGATACTGAAGCTGCAGGAAGCAAGGGATGTGAAGGAGGTCTTGGTTTTGGCTAGGAAGATCAATGACAAACAAGATGAATTGGAAAGGAGACTGGCCGATTTGCTCAAAGTGCAGCAAGAATCGGGGGACGGGGGAGAGTCTTTGGGAAGTGGTGCAGAGACAACACCAAATGAACAAAATGGAGAGAATGGTGGACAACAAGTGGCACCGTCAGGTGGAGGAGTAGGGGCTGCTGCTCTAGGAGCGGCGTTTGGGGTGTTGTTTGACACTGTTATGCAAGTGAAGGACACGACTACCATGCTTAAACGCCCCCTCGGAGATCTCAAATCAACGCTAGATTCCGTAAAGCCGTTGATAGAAGAGGTGGCAGAATGTAGCAAGGTATTGAATCTCCCAAATGAGGAATTAGAAGATGTTAGAATACAAATGGAGAAGGGTGCAGAGCTTGTGAGCAATTGCTCAAAGATTCGTCACTGGACTACCTATAAAATGTATGAGTATACCAACAAACTTCTTGGATTGGACGAATCGCTTCAAAGATTGTTAACTGTGCTAAGATTGCAGTTAGCAAGGGATGTGAGGGAGACCCTGGTTTCTGTAAGCAATATAGAGGCGGTGATCAATCAAATTGAAGGGAGTGGTGTGGTTAAATTACAAAATGAGCAAAATGAAGCTAAAGGTTCATGTGAAGCGCCCGCAGCCATGGCTAAGAGTGCAGTTGGATTGAATGCACTAAGTGTGGAGGGAACAAGGGACGTGACTGAGACATTGGATCCGGAAGCGAATATAAAGGTAGGGTGGCAGAAAGTTGAAGAGAGTTGGGTGGCACAAAGTACAACTGAACATCCATCACGTACAGTTGGACTGGATGCAATGAACATGCAGGTGGGAGCAAGGAGTATGGAGGAGACCTCTGTAAGTGATGTAGAGCCGGGGCTCAAGCGAATTCAGCGCAAAGAAGTATCCAAACTTGATGCGCCATTTAGGGTATTGGGGAAGGATGTTCTTAAGGATGAGGAAGATGAGGAACTTGGTGAGCAAGTGGAAGATCACCATGACAGGAAGAAGAAAGGAGCTGAGTCTGTGACAGGTGCAAGTGGAGACGGGATGGCGATTTGTAAAGCTGATGGGTGTGCAGTCGATCTGAGTGATGCAAAGGCGTATAATAGAAGGCATAGGGTGTGCGAACTTCATTCGAAGGCTCCACTTGTGATTGTGTCTGGTCTAAAGAGAAGGTTTTGCCATAAATGCAGCAG ATTTCATGATCTATCAGAATTTGATGACACCAAACAAAGTTGTCGTAGGCATTTGCCCTACATTGAACGTGATGGTACAGGCACTCAGTTAAAGGACGCAAGTGGTGATATAGATACGGTGATCAGTCAAATTGAAAGGAGTGGTGCGGTACAATCACAAAACGACCAAAGTGAAATTAAAGGTTCATATGAAGTGGTGGAAGCCACACCACCAGCAGTTGGATTGAATGTACCGAGTGTGCAGGGAACAAGGGATTCAAGGGAAACATTGCAGACCTCAGTGTGCAGGGAACAAGGGATTCATACAGAGCTAGGACTCAAGCAAATTCAGGGGAAAGATGTGTTTGATTCTGAACCTCCATACGCTGAATACAAGGAAACTGAATACGTACCTCCATCAGTTACAATTGACATGAATGTGCTTTTGAGAGGATTGAAGAGGTTTCTTCTTAATGAAGAGGTGTCAGCGGTTGTGCTAACGGGTCCTGGGGGAAGCGGGAAAACCACATTAGCAAAATTCTTCTGTGAAGATGAGGAAGTCAAAAATATATTCAAGAAGAACGTCTTCTTTGTTCATGTTTCAGAAAATCCTAACTTGAGCCTTATGGTACAAACACTATATCAACAGATGGGTTTCCAGATACCTGCGTTGCAAAACGAATCAATTGCACTTCACTGGTTGCACCAATTTCTCATGGAAACAGCACTGCACCCATCAGTGTTGGTCTTGGATGATGTTTGGCCTGGATCAGAATCCCTTCTTGACAAGTTTGATGAATTCAAAACACCAAATTACAAGATTATGGTGACATCAAGGTTTGAATTTCCGGCATTTGGTTTTCCATATTATCTGAAACCACTGAATGCTGAAGATGAGATGACTCTTTCTCATCATTCCCGCgcacacaacatagaattacTGGATGATGAAGACCTGATATGTGTTTCTCCACCACCCATCACATTTGATGATGAAGACCCGATAACTCATTTTCCTGATTCCTCCGCATCCTACTTGGGAGACGGAAGCTCTCATGTTTCAACAGCTATAAGGCCAATGGATCAATTTCATGATTCCTCCGCATCAAC
- the LOC126627064 gene encoding uncharacterized protein LOC126627064 isoform X2 has protein sequence MALSLVGGAAIGALFGALYDVVKISIGKTAMQYKPLLRELKFTLDSLRPRIIQQIGELNVELGISNEDIVSLQRQMEEGTELVRMLSNRGTWSCYILCSCCNCNKPSYAEQLVELDRSLRILLEILKLQEARDVKEVLVLARKINDKQDELERRLADLLKVQQESGDGGESLGSGAETTPNEQNGENGGQQVAPSGGGVGAAALGAAFGVLFDTVMQVKDTTTMLKRPLGDLKSTLDSVKPLIEEVAECSKVLNLPNEELEDVRIQMEKGAELVSNCSKIRHWTTYKMYEYTNKLLGLDESLQRLLTVLRLQLARDVRETLVSVSNIEAVINQIEGSGVVKLQNEQNEAKGSCEAPAAMAKSAVGLNALSVEGTRDVTETLDPEANIKVGWQKVEESWVAQSTTEHPSRTVGLDAMNMQVGARSMEETSVSDVEPGLKRIQRKEVSKLDAPFRVLGKDVLKDEEDEELGEQVEDHHDRKKKGAESVTGASGDGMAICKADGCAVDLSDAKAYNRRHRVCELHSKAPLVIVSGLKRRFCHKCSRFHDLSEFDDTKQSCRRHLPYIERDGTGTQLKDASGDIDTVISQIERSGAVQSQNDQSEIKGSYEVVEATPPAVGLNVPSVQGTRDSRETLQTSVCREQGIHTELGLKQIQGKDVFDSEPPYAEYKETEYVPPSVTIDMNVLLRGLKRFLLNEEVSAVVLTGPGGSGKTTLAKFFCEDEEVKNIFKKNVFFVHVSENPNLSLMVQTLYQQMGFQIPALQNESIALHWLHQFLMETALHPSVLVLDDVWPGSESLLDKFDEFKTPNYKIMVTSRFEFPAFGFPYYLKPLNAEDEMTLSHHSRAHNIELLDDEDLICVSPPPITFDDEDPITHFPDSSASYLGDGSSHVSTAIRPMDQFHDSSASTLGDKSSCIPKDAGTMVSS, from the exons ATGGCGCTGTCCTTAGTCGGAGGGGCGGCCATAGGAGCGCTGTTCGGAGCGTTGTATGATGTCGTTAAGATATCGATAGGCAAGACTGCTATGCAGTATAAACCCCTCCTCAGAGAACTTAAATTCACGTTAGACTCCCTAAGGCCGCGGATCATCCAACAGATAGGAGAACTTAACGTGGAATTGGGTATTTCGAACGAAGATATAGTGAGCCTGCAAAGACAAATGGAGGAGGGTACAGAGCTCGTTAGGATGTTATCGAACCGTGGCACGTGGAGCTGCTACATCTTGTGCAGCTGCTGCAACTGCAACAAGCCGAGTTATGCGGAACAACTTGTTGAACTGGATAGGTCTCTTAGAATATTGTTGGAGATACTGAAGCTGCAGGAAGCAAGGGATGTGAAGGAGGTCTTGGTTTTGGCTAGGAAGATCAATGACAAACAAGATGAATTGGAAAGGAGACTGGCCGATTTGCTCAAAGTGCAGCAAGAATCGGGGGACGGGGGAGAGTCTTTGGGAAGTGGTGCAGAGACAACACCAAATGAACAAAATGGAGAGAATGGTGGACAACAAGTGGCACCGTCAGGTGGAGGAGTAGGGGCTGCTGCTCTAGGAGCGGCGTTTGGGGTGTTGTTTGACACTGTTATGCAAGTGAAGGACACGACTACCATGCTTAAACGCCCCCTCGGAGATCTCAAATCAACGCTAGATTCCGTAAAGCCGTTGATAGAAGAGGTGGCAGAATGTAGCAAGGTATTGAATCTCCCAAATGAGGAATTAGAAGATGTTAGAATACAAATGGAGAAGGGTGCAGAGCTTGTGAGCAATTGCTCAAAGATTCGTCACTGGACTACCTATAAAATGTATGAGTATACCAACAAACTTCTTGGATTGGACGAATCGCTTCAAAGATTGTTAACTGTGCTAAGATTGCAGTTAGCAAGGGATGTGAGGGAGACCCTGGTTTCTGTAAGCAATATAGAGGCGGTGATCAATCAAATTGAAGGGAGTGGTGTGGTTAAATTACAAAATGAGCAAAATGAAGCTAAAGGTTCATGTGAAGCGCCCGCAGCCATGGCTAAGAGTGCAGTTGGATTGAATGCACTAAGTGTGGAGGGAACAAGGGACGTGACTGAGACATTGGATCCGGAAGCGAATATAAAGGTAGGGTGGCAGAAAGTTGAAGAGAGTTGGGTGGCACAAAGTACAACTGAACATCCATCACGTACAGTTGGACTGGATGCAATGAACATGCAGGTGGGAGCAAGGAGTATGGAGGAGACCTCTGTAAGTGATGTAGAGCCGGGGCTCAAGCGAATTCAGCGCAAAGAAGTATCCAAACTTGATGCGCCATTTAGGGTATTGGGGAAGGATGTTCTTAAGGATGAGGAAGATGAGGAACTTGGTGAGCAAGTGGAAGATCACCATGACAGGAAGAAGAAAGGAGCTGAGTCTGTGACAGGTGCAAGTGGAGACGGGATGGCGATTTGTAAAGCTGATGGGTGTGCAGTCGATCTGAGTGATGCAAAGGCGTATAATAGAAGGCATAGGGTGTGCGAACTTCATTCGAAGGCTCCACTTGTGATTGTGTCTGGTCTAAAGAGAAGGTTTTGCCATAAATGCAGCAG ATTTCATGATCTATCAGAATTTGATGACACCAAACAAAGTTGTCGTAGGCATTTGCCCTACATTGAACGTGATGGTACAGGCACTCAGTTAAAGGACGCAAGTGGTGATATAGATACGGTGATCAGTCAAATTGAAAGGAGTGGTGCGGTACAATCACAAAACGACCAAAGTGAAATTAAAGGTTCATATGAAGTGGTGGAAGCCACACCACCAGCAGTTGGATTGAATGTACCGAGTGTGCAGGGAACAAGGGATTCAAGGGAAACATTGCAGACCTCAGTGTGCAGGGAACAAGGGATTCATACAGAGCTAGGACTCAAGCAAATTCAGGGGAAAGATGTGTTTGATTCTGAACCTCCATACGCTGAATACAAGGAAACTGAATACGTACCTCCATCAGTTACAATTGACATGAATGTGCTTTTGAGAGGATTGAAGAGGTTTCTTCTTAATGAAGAGGTGTCAGCGGTTGTGCTAACGGGTCCTGGGGGAAGCGGGAAAACCACATTAGCAAAATTCTTCTGTGAAGATGAGGAAGTCAAAAATATATTCAAGAAGAACGTCTTCTTTGTTCATGTTTCAGAAAATCCTAACTTGAGCCTTATGGTACAAACACTATATCAACAGATGGGTTTCCAGATACCTGCGTTGCAAAACGAATCAATTGCACTTCACTGGTTGCACCAATTTCTCATGGAAACAGCACTGCACCCATCAGTGTTGGTCTTGGATGATGTTTGGCCTGGATCAGAATCCCTTCTTGACAAGTTTGATGAATTCAAAACACCAAATTACAAGATTATGGTGACATCAAGGTTTGAATTTCCGGCATTTGGTTTTCCATATTATCTGAAACCACTGAATGCTGAAGATGAGATGACTCTTTCTCATCATTCCCGCgcacacaacatagaattacTGGATGATGAAGACCTGATATGTGTTTCTCCACCACCCATCACATTTGATGATGAAGACCCGATAACTCATTTTCCTGATTCCTCCGCATCCTACTTGGGAGACGGAAGCTCTCATGTTTCAACAGCTATAAGGCCAATGGATCAATTTCATGATTCCTCCGCATCAAC
- the LOC126627064 gene encoding uncharacterized protein LOC126627064 isoform X1, which yields MALSLVGGAAIGALFGALYDVVKISIGKTAMQYKPLLRELKFTLDSLRPRIIQQIGELNVELGISNEDIVSLQRQMEEGTELVRMLSNRGTWSCYILCSCCNCNKPSYAEQLVELDRSLRILLEILKLQEARDVKEVLVLARKINDKQDELERRLADLLKVQQESGDGGESLGSGAETTPNEQNGENGGQQVAPSGGGVGAAALGAAFGVLFDTVMQVKDTTTMLKRPLGDLKSTLDSVKPLIEEVAECSKVLNLPNEELEDVRIQMEKGAELVSNCSKIRHWTTYKMYEYTNKLLGLDESLQRLLTVLRLQLARDVRETLVSVSNIEAVINQIEGSGVVKLQNEQNEAKGSCEAPAAMAKSAVGLNALSVEGTRDVTETLDPEANIKVGWQKVEESWVAQSTTEHPSRTVGLDAMNMQVGARSMEETSVSDVEPGLKRIQRKEVSKLDAPFRVLGKDVLKDEEDEELGEQVEDHHDRKKKGAESVTGASGDGMAICKADGCAVDLSDAKAYNRRHRVCELHSKAPLVIVSGLKRRFCHKCSRFHDLSEFDDTKQSCRRHLPYIERDGTGTQLKDASGDIDTVISQIERSGAVQSQNDQSEIKGSYEVVEATPPAVGLNVPSVQGTRDSRETLQTSVCREQGIHTELGLKQIQGKDVFDSEPPYAEYKETEYVPPSVTIDMNVLLRGLKRFLLNEEVSAVVLTGPGGSGKTTLAKFFCEDEEVKNIFKKNVFFVHVSENPNLSLMVQTLYQQMGFQIPALQNESIALHWLHQFLMETALHPSVLVLDDVWPGSESLLDKFDEFKTPNYKIMVTSRFEFPAFGFPYYLKPLNAEDEMTLSHHSRAHNIELLDDEDLICVSPPPITFDDEDPITHFPDSSASYLGDGSSHVSTAIRPMDQFHDSSASTLGDKSSYVPKDAGTMFEPDNPVKSKQTYMQQKLELKVSASDKAMKKVMKAVHAIKGVHSTSWDAENQRLTVMGQLDPALIATRLRKIASKTEVISVGPAKEEIKEDKKDKLTERKDDKKARNLTMKEKMEDKNQEKKERSLTVKEKMEFDKRDEEERLLDEEERVITPR from the exons ATGGCGCTGTCCTTAGTCGGAGGGGCGGCCATAGGAGCGCTGTTCGGAGCGTTGTATGATGTCGTTAAGATATCGATAGGCAAGACTGCTATGCAGTATAAACCCCTCCTCAGAGAACTTAAATTCACGTTAGACTCCCTAAGGCCGCGGATCATCCAACAGATAGGAGAACTTAACGTGGAATTGGGTATTTCGAACGAAGATATAGTGAGCCTGCAAAGACAAATGGAGGAGGGTACAGAGCTCGTTAGGATGTTATCGAACCGTGGCACGTGGAGCTGCTACATCTTGTGCAGCTGCTGCAACTGCAACAAGCCGAGTTATGCGGAACAACTTGTTGAACTGGATAGGTCTCTTAGAATATTGTTGGAGATACTGAAGCTGCAGGAAGCAAGGGATGTGAAGGAGGTCTTGGTTTTGGCTAGGAAGATCAATGACAAACAAGATGAATTGGAAAGGAGACTGGCCGATTTGCTCAAAGTGCAGCAAGAATCGGGGGACGGGGGAGAGTCTTTGGGAAGTGGTGCAGAGACAACACCAAATGAACAAAATGGAGAGAATGGTGGACAACAAGTGGCACCGTCAGGTGGAGGAGTAGGGGCTGCTGCTCTAGGAGCGGCGTTTGGGGTGTTGTTTGACACTGTTATGCAAGTGAAGGACACGACTACCATGCTTAAACGCCCCCTCGGAGATCTCAAATCAACGCTAGATTCCGTAAAGCCGTTGATAGAAGAGGTGGCAGAATGTAGCAAGGTATTGAATCTCCCAAATGAGGAATTAGAAGATGTTAGAATACAAATGGAGAAGGGTGCAGAGCTTGTGAGCAATTGCTCAAAGATTCGTCACTGGACTACCTATAAAATGTATGAGTATACCAACAAACTTCTTGGATTGGACGAATCGCTTCAAAGATTGTTAACTGTGCTAAGATTGCAGTTAGCAAGGGATGTGAGGGAGACCCTGGTTTCTGTAAGCAATATAGAGGCGGTGATCAATCAAATTGAAGGGAGTGGTGTGGTTAAATTACAAAATGAGCAAAATGAAGCTAAAGGTTCATGTGAAGCGCCCGCAGCCATGGCTAAGAGTGCAGTTGGATTGAATGCACTAAGTGTGGAGGGAACAAGGGACGTGACTGAGACATTGGATCCGGAAGCGAATATAAAGGTAGGGTGGCAGAAAGTTGAAGAGAGTTGGGTGGCACAAAGTACAACTGAACATCCATCACGTACAGTTGGACTGGATGCAATGAACATGCAGGTGGGAGCAAGGAGTATGGAGGAGACCTCTGTAAGTGATGTAGAGCCGGGGCTCAAGCGAATTCAGCGCAAAGAAGTATCCAAACTTGATGCGCCATTTAGGGTATTGGGGAAGGATGTTCTTAAGGATGAGGAAGATGAGGAACTTGGTGAGCAAGTGGAAGATCACCATGACAGGAAGAAGAAAGGAGCTGAGTCTGTGACAGGTGCAAGTGGAGACGGGATGGCGATTTGTAAAGCTGATGGGTGTGCAGTCGATCTGAGTGATGCAAAGGCGTATAATAGAAGGCATAGGGTGTGCGAACTTCATTCGAAGGCTCCACTTGTGATTGTGTCTGGTCTAAAGAGAAGGTTTTGCCATAAATGCAGCAG ATTTCATGATCTATCAGAATTTGATGACACCAAACAAAGTTGTCGTAGGCATTTGCCCTACATTGAACGTGATGGTACAGGCACTCAGTTAAAGGACGCAAGTGGTGATATAGATACGGTGATCAGTCAAATTGAAAGGAGTGGTGCGGTACAATCACAAAACGACCAAAGTGAAATTAAAGGTTCATATGAAGTGGTGGAAGCCACACCACCAGCAGTTGGATTGAATGTACCGAGTGTGCAGGGAACAAGGGATTCAAGGGAAACATTGCAGACCTCAGTGTGCAGGGAACAAGGGATTCATACAGAGCTAGGACTCAAGCAAATTCAGGGGAAAGATGTGTTTGATTCTGAACCTCCATACGCTGAATACAAGGAAACTGAATACGTACCTCCATCAGTTACAATTGACATGAATGTGCTTTTGAGAGGATTGAAGAGGTTTCTTCTTAATGAAGAGGTGTCAGCGGTTGTGCTAACGGGTCCTGGGGGAAGCGGGAAAACCACATTAGCAAAATTCTTCTGTGAAGATGAGGAAGTCAAAAATATATTCAAGAAGAACGTCTTCTTTGTTCATGTTTCAGAAAATCCTAACTTGAGCCTTATGGTACAAACACTATATCAACAGATGGGTTTCCAGATACCTGCGTTGCAAAACGAATCAATTGCACTTCACTGGTTGCACCAATTTCTCATGGAAACAGCACTGCACCCATCAGTGTTGGTCTTGGATGATGTTTGGCCTGGATCAGAATCCCTTCTTGACAAGTTTGATGAATTCAAAACACCAAATTACAAGATTATGGTGACATCAAGGTTTGAATTTCCGGCATTTGGTTTTCCATATTATCTGAAACCACTGAATGCTGAAGATGAGATGACTCTTTCTCATCATTCCCGCgcacacaacatagaattacTGGATGATGAAGACCTGATATGTGTTTCTCCACCACCCATCACATTTGATGATGAAGACCCGATAACTCATTTTCCTGATTCCTCCGCATCCTACTTGGGAGACGGAAGCTCTCATGTTTCAACAGCTATAAGGCCAATGGATCAATTTCATGATTCCTCCGCATCAACCTTGGGAGATAAAAGCTCGTATGTTCCAAAAGATGCAGGGACAATG TTTGAGCCCGACAACCCCGTCAAGTCTAAGCAGACATATATGCAGCAGAAGTTGGAACTGAAGGTGAGTGCCAGTGACAAAGCAATGAAGAAAGTCATGAAAGCTGTCCACGCCATAAAGG GGGTTCATTCGACCAGTTGGGACGCGGAGAACCAGAGGCTAACAGTGATGGGGCAGTTGGATCCGGCGCTAATAGCTACTAGGTTGAGAAAGATTGCTTCGAAAACAGAGGTAATATCAGTTGGGCCAGCGAAGGAAGAGATCAAAGAAGACAAGAAAGATAAATTGACCGAGAGAAAAGACGATAAGAAAGCTAGAAATCTCACTATGAAAGAGAAAATGGAAGACAAGaaccaagaaaagaaagagCGAAGTCTTACCGtgaaagagaaaatggagttcgATAAAAGAGATGAGGAAGAGAGACTTCTAGATGAGGAAGAGAGAGTCATTACACCCAGGTGA
- the LOC126627078 gene encoding protein yippee-like At4g27745, giving the protein MAELVGPRLYSCCNCRNHVALHDDVISKAFQGRNGRAFLFSHAMNITVGPKEDRQLMTGLHTVADVSCCDCHEVLGWKYERAYEQTQKYKEGKFILEKSKIVKENW; this is encoded by the exons ATGGCGGAATTGGTTGGGCCGAGGTTGTACAGCTGCTGCAATTGCCGAAACCACGTTGCCCTTCACGACGATGTCATTTCGAAAGCCTTCCAG GGTAGAAATGGTCGAGCGTTTCTGTTTTCACATGCAATGAACATTACAGTCGGGCCAAAAGAAGACAGACAACTCATGACTGGTCTGCACACGGTCGCTGATGTCTCCTGCTGCGACTGCCATGAGGTGCTGGGTTGGAAGTATGAACGAGCCTATGAACAAACACAGAAGTACAAGGAAGGGAAATTCATTCTCGAGAAATCGAAGATAGTAAAGGAAAACTGGTAG